In a genomic window of Phacochoerus africanus isolate WHEZ1 chromosome 6, ROS_Pafr_v1, whole genome shotgun sequence:
- the FIRRM gene encoding uncharacterized protein C1orf112 homolog isoform X2 has translation MSQERAVPASAVALEELSSWPEEVCRRELPSVLPRLLSMYQHSDNWIEHIQILKIIVEMFLPHMNHLTLEQTCFSQVLPKTVKLFDDMMFELTSQARGLSSQNLEIQTTLRNILQTMVQLLGTLTGCVQHVCTTQESIILENIHSLPSSILHVIKSTFVHCKNSESVYSGRLHLVSDLLQALFKEAYSLQKQLMELLDMVCMDPLIDENDDILDMVVVIHSLLDICSVISSMDHAFHANTWKFIIKQSLKHQSVIKSQLKHKDIITSLCEDILYSFHSCLQLAEQMTQSDSQDNADCRLFQKTLKLCRFFANSLLHYTKEFLPFLSDSCCTLHQLYLQIHSKFPPSLYAAGISKAEQEEIIGAFLVILDSLVSQLLTFQPFVEVVLDSKLELPCELQFPQCLLLVAIMDMLPSQPEDVQTLWCTESHGSEPTARE, from the exons ATGTCTCAGGAACGGGCGGTCCCAGCGAGCGCGGTTGCCCTGGAAGAATTAAGTAGCTGGCCGGAGGAGGTCTGCCGCCGGGAACTGCCGTCTGTCCTGCCTCGGCTCCTT tCTATGTATCAGCATTCTGACAATTGGATTGAGCATATTC AAATTCTGAAAATTATTGTAGAAATGTTTTTACCTCATATGAACCACCTGACATTGGAACAGACTTGCTTTTCACAAGTGCTGCCAAAG ACTGTAAAGTTATTTGATGACATGATGTTTGAGTTAACCAGTCAAGCCAGAGGACTATCGAGCCAAAATTTAGAAATCCAGACCActctaagaaatattttacag ACGATGGTACAGCTATTAGGAACTCTTACAGGATGTGTTCAACATGTCTGTACCACGCAGGAATCCATCATTCTAGAAAATATTCATAGTCTCCCCTCCTCAATCCTACATGTAATCAAAAGTACATTTGTACATTGTAAG AATAGTGAATCTGTCTATTCTGGACGTTTACACCTAGTCTCAGACCTTCTGCAGGCGCTTTTCAAAGAGGCTTATTCCCTTCAGAAGCAGCTAATGGAACTGCTGGATATGGTTTGCATGGACCCTTTGATAGATGAGAATGATGATATTTTGGATATGGTAGTAG TTATTCATTCATTGTTGGATATCTGCTCTGTTATTTCCAGTATGGACCATGCATTCCATGCCAATACTTGGAAATTTATAATTaa gcAGAGCCTTAAGCACCAGTCTGTTATAAAGAGTCAGCTGAAACACAAAGATATAATTACTAGCTTGTGTGAAGACATTCTTTACTCCTTCCATTCTTGTTTACAGTTAGCTGAGCAGATGACCCAGTCAGATTCGCAG GATAATGCTGACTGCCGATTATTTCAGAAAACACTCAAATTGTGTCGTTTCTTTGCCAACTCACTTTTGCACTATACTAAG gaatttcttcctttcctctctgattCTTGCTGTACATTGCACCAGCTTTATCTTCAGATACATAG TAAGTTTCCTCCAAGCCTGTATGCTGCTGGGATTTCTAAAGCAGAACAGGAGGAAATAATAGGTGCTTTCCTGGTTATACTGGATTCACTCGTCAGTCAGCTCCTCACATTCCAACCTTTTGTGGAAGTGGTTTTGGATAGTAAATTAG AGCTGCCATGTGAACTACAGTTTCCACAGTGTCTACTGTTGGTTGCCATCATGGATATGCTGCCCTCTCAGCCTGAGGATGTACAAACACTGTGGTGCACAGAGAGTCACGGCTCAGAACCTACAGCCAG GGAGTGA
- the FIRRM gene encoding uncharacterized protein C1orf112 homolog isoform X3 has protein sequence MSQERAVPASAVALEELSSWPEEVCRRELPSVLPRLLSMYQHSDNWIEHIQILKIIVEMFLPHMNHLTLEQTCFSQVLPKTVKLFDDMMFELTSQARGLSSQNLEIQTTLRNILQTMVQLLGTLTGCVQHVCTTQESIILENIHSLPSSILHVIKSTFVHCKSQTFCRRFSKRLIPFRSS, from the exons ATGTCTCAGGAACGGGCGGTCCCAGCGAGCGCGGTTGCCCTGGAAGAATTAAGTAGCTGGCCGGAGGAGGTCTGCCGCCGGGAACTGCCGTCTGTCCTGCCTCGGCTCCTT tCTATGTATCAGCATTCTGACAATTGGATTGAGCATATTC AAATTCTGAAAATTATTGTAGAAATGTTTTTACCTCATATGAACCACCTGACATTGGAACAGACTTGCTTTTCACAAGTGCTGCCAAAG ACTGTAAAGTTATTTGATGACATGATGTTTGAGTTAACCAGTCAAGCCAGAGGACTATCGAGCCAAAATTTAGAAATCCAGACCActctaagaaatattttacag ACGATGGTACAGCTATTAGGAACTCTTACAGGATGTGTTCAACATGTCTGTACCACGCAGGAATCCATCATTCTAGAAAATATTCATAGTCTCCCCTCCTCAATCCTACATGTAATCAAAAGTACATTTGTACATTGTAAG TCTCAGACCTTCTGCAGGCGCTTTTCAAAGAGGCTTATTCCCTTCAGAAGCAGCTAA
- the FIRRM gene encoding uncharacterized protein C1orf112 homolog isoform X1 → MSQERAVPASAVALEELSSWPEEVCRRELPSVLPRLLSMYQHSDNWIEHIQILKIIVEMFLPHMNHLTLEQTCFSQVLPKTVKLFDDMMFELTSQARGLSSQNLEIQTTLRNILQTMVQLLGTLTGCVQHVCTTQESIILENIHSLPSSILHVIKSTFVHCKNSESVYSGRLHLVSDLLQALFKEAYSLQKQLMELLDMVCMDPLIDENDDILDMVVVIHSLLDICSVISSMDHAFHANTWKFIIKQSLKHQSVIKSQLKHKDIITSLCEDILYSFHSCLQLAEQMTQSDSQDNADCRLFQKTLKLCRFFANSLLHYTKEFLPFLSDSCCTLHQLYLQIHSKFPPSLYAAGISKAEQEEIIGAFLVILDSLVSQLLTFQPFVEVVLDSKLELPCELQFPQCLLLVAIMDMLPSQPEDVQTLWCTESHGSEPTARMSLLKAIFSSFEQCSGELSLPVHLQGVKSKGQAQVAVTLYQHVCVHLCAFIASFHPSLFPELDTALLNAVLGANMITSLLAMDAWCFLARYGTAELCAHHVTIVAHLIKSCPGECYQLTNLSVLLRRLFFFMAPPQQVEFIQKFSPKDTENLLLWQYISFQALPAELRKQTAHEVSRVGIAQCKKWLGSSRTVGELESLNTVLSALLAVCNSASEALDIGQQTVVKDIGNQLWALLNIKLVTSQPYVQQTLSLLLPLLGFFTQTLDPQLISQVVSLQTSLLKLEPPDHVRLAALDFLSSLGKLFIPPAIQDKILPNLSSIFALLLADRNWLLEQHTLEAFTQFAEETNHEEIVPQCLTSEETKKKVVSFLEKMGFVNETTAARVERIKQEKGIFWKPFANVTVEEAKRSSLQPYAKRARHDAKRAQHECSLEEEYRSALQAATGALEAIELLLQKSPPPDWLLVKMETLQERIDKLKCHVF, encoded by the exons ATGTCTCAGGAACGGGCGGTCCCAGCGAGCGCGGTTGCCCTGGAAGAATTAAGTAGCTGGCCGGAGGAGGTCTGCCGCCGGGAACTGCCGTCTGTCCTGCCTCGGCTCCTT tCTATGTATCAGCATTCTGACAATTGGATTGAGCATATTC AAATTCTGAAAATTATTGTAGAAATGTTTTTACCTCATATGAACCACCTGACATTGGAACAGACTTGCTTTTCACAAGTGCTGCCAAAG ACTGTAAAGTTATTTGATGACATGATGTTTGAGTTAACCAGTCAAGCCAGAGGACTATCGAGCCAAAATTTAGAAATCCAGACCActctaagaaatattttacag ACGATGGTACAGCTATTAGGAACTCTTACAGGATGTGTTCAACATGTCTGTACCACGCAGGAATCCATCATTCTAGAAAATATTCATAGTCTCCCCTCCTCAATCCTACATGTAATCAAAAGTACATTTGTACATTGTAAG AATAGTGAATCTGTCTATTCTGGACGTTTACACCTAGTCTCAGACCTTCTGCAGGCGCTTTTCAAAGAGGCTTATTCCCTTCAGAAGCAGCTAATGGAACTGCTGGATATGGTTTGCATGGACCCTTTGATAGATGAGAATGATGATATTTTGGATATGGTAGTAG TTATTCATTCATTGTTGGATATCTGCTCTGTTATTTCCAGTATGGACCATGCATTCCATGCCAATACTTGGAAATTTATAATTaa gcAGAGCCTTAAGCACCAGTCTGTTATAAAGAGTCAGCTGAAACACAAAGATATAATTACTAGCTTGTGTGAAGACATTCTTTACTCCTTCCATTCTTGTTTACAGTTAGCTGAGCAGATGACCCAGTCAGATTCGCAG GATAATGCTGACTGCCGATTATTTCAGAAAACACTCAAATTGTGTCGTTTCTTTGCCAACTCACTTTTGCACTATACTAAG gaatttcttcctttcctctctgattCTTGCTGTACATTGCACCAGCTTTATCTTCAGATACATAG TAAGTTTCCTCCAAGCCTGTATGCTGCTGGGATTTCTAAAGCAGAACAGGAGGAAATAATAGGTGCTTTCCTGGTTATACTGGATTCACTCGTCAGTCAGCTCCTCACATTCCAACCTTTTGTGGAAGTGGTTTTGGATAGTAAATTAG AGCTGCCATGTGAACTACAGTTTCCACAGTGTCTACTGTTGGTTGCCATCATGGATATGCTGCCCTCTCAGCCTGAGGATGTACAAACACTGTGGTGCACAGAGAGTCACGGCTCAGAACCTACAGCCAG GATGTCTCTCCTCAAAGCCATTTTCTCCAGTTTTGAGCAGTGTTCTGGTGAACTCTCTCTACCTGTTCATTTACAGGGAGTGAAGAGTAAAGGGCAAGCCCAGGTTGCTGTCACCTTGTATCAGCATGTTTGCGTTCATCTGTGTGCATTTATTGCTTCCTTTCATCCCTCACTGTTCCCTGAACTG GATACTGCTCTGTTGAATGCTGTGCTTGGTGCTAATATGATCACCTCTTTGTTAGCTATGGATGCGTGGTGCTTCCTTGCTCG ATATGGGACTGCTGAACTATGTGCCCACCATGTGACCATAGTGGCTCATCTG ATAAAATCTTGCCCTGGAGAATGTTATCAGCTCACCAACCTATCAGTACTTTTGAGGCGTCTCTTCTTCTTCATGGCACCACCCCAACAG GTGGAGTTTATCCAGAAATTTTCcccaaaagacacagaaaatctGCTTCTGTGGCAATATATCTCCTTTCAGGCTTTACCTGCTGAGCTCAGGAAACAAACTGCACATGAGGTCAGCAGAGTCGGCATTGCACAGTGCAAGAAATGGCTAGGCAGCAGTCGCACAGTGGGAGAACTTGAGTCTCTG AACACTGTGCTCTCTGCTTTGCTTGCTGTATGTAATTCTGCTAGTGAAGCTCTGGATATTGGACAGCAAACTGTGGTTAAGGACATTGGGAATCAGCTTTGGGCTCTTTTAAACATTAAACTG GTAACAAGTCAACCTTATGTTCAACAGACACTCAGCCTTTTACTTCCACTGCTGGGATTTTTCACTCAAACTCTAGATCCTCAGCTGATAAGTCAG GTAGTATCTTTGCAGACCTCACTACTTAAGTTAGAGCCTCCTGACCATGTTCGTTTGGCAgctcttgattttctgtcttctctagGAAAACTTTTTATACCTCCAGCTATCCAG gacaaaATTCTGCCCAACCTATCTTCTATTTTTGCCTTACTGCTAGCTGACAGGAATTGGCTACTTGAACAACACACCTTGGAGGCATTTACTCAGTTTGCCGAG GAAACAAATCATGAAGAGATTGTTCCACAGTGTCTCACttctgaagaaacaaagaaaaaagttgtcTCTTTTCTGGAgaag ATGGGGTTTGTAAatgaaactacagctgccagagTGGAACGTATCAAACAGGAAAAAGGTATTTTTTGGAAGCCCTTTGCTAACGTTACTGTAGAAGAAGCAAAGAGGTCATCTTTACAG CCTTATGCGAAAAGAGCCCGTCATGATGCGAAAAGAGCCCAGCATGAGTGTTCCTTGGAAGAAGAGTACAGGTCAGCACTGCAAGCAGCCACAGGGGCCTTGGAGGCAATTGAGTTATTACTCCAAAAGTCTCCTCCTCCAGACTGGCTTCTTGTGAAAATGGAGACACTCCAAGAAAGGATTGATAAGCTGAAATGTCATGTTTTCTAG